From one Anopheles cruzii chromosome 3, idAnoCruzAS_RS32_06, whole genome shotgun sequence genomic stretch:
- the LOC128271206 gene encoding mitochondrial-processing peptidase subunit alpha isoform X1: MSLPYNFRALTKRLLFNRCTSTRWQRSFTGGEVGGRASNLNGSTVNVPSKEIVTPLPPLSQSMKDLPPVQYARPGDQKNVTQVTRLSNGLRVASENRFGQFCTVGVVIDSGPRYELAYPSGISHFLEKLAFQSTGDYSERDVIFRELERHGGICDCQSSRDTFVYAASADSRGLESVTRILSEVVLRPRLSVEEIELARQAVQFDLETLGMRPEQEPIVMDMVHAAAYRDNTLGFPKLCPVDNVPKIDRNTLLSYLGHHHTPDRMVLAGVGVPHDELVRLAERFFLEGSATWEVESKRASAHPKTVDKSVAQYTGGSKLEECAIPVYAAVGLPELAHVVIGLRGCSHQDKDFIAICVLNMMMGGGGSFSAGGPGKGMYTRLYTNVLNRYHWMYSATAYNHAYADTGLFCIHATAPPTHVRNLVEVITRELYTMQSRPGDQELRRAKTQLQSMLLMNLEARPVVFEDIGRQVLATGERRRPEHFIQAIEQITAEDVQNVARKMLSTAPALAARGEIKGIPDVKDIHAALTNEGRLPGNRRLTLFR, translated from the exons ATGTCGTTGCCATACAATTTCCGAGCGCTGACAAAGCGCCTTCTCTTCAACAGATG CACAAGCACACGGTGGCAGCGATCGTTCACCGGCGGCGAAGTAGGTGGACGTGCCAGCAATTTGAATGGTTCTACCGTAAATGTTCCGTCGAAAGAGATAGTAACTCCACTGCCGCCGCTGTCGCAATCGATGAAGGACCTTCCGCCGGTACAATACGCCCGGCCTGGGGACCAGAAGAACGTGACACAAGTGACACGCCTCAGCAATGGATTGCGCGTTGCGTCGGAAAATCGCTTCGGACAGTTTTGCACCGTCGGAGTAGTGATCGATTCCGGGCCGCGATACGAGCTCGCATACCCGAGCGGCATATCGCATTTTCTGGAAAAACTTGCCTTTCAATCGACCGGCGACTACAGCGAGCGAGATGTGATTTTCCGTGAACTCGAACGACACGGCGGTATCTGCGATTGCCAAAGTTCCCGGGACACGTTCGTGTACGCCGCCAGTGCCGATAGCCGGGGCTTAGAATCGGTCACACGCATCCTGTCGGAGGTAGTGCTAAGACCACGGCTGTCGGTGGAGGAAATTGAACTCGCCCGGCAAGCGGTACAGTTCGACCTGGAAACGCTGGGCATGCGACCGGAACAGGAACCGATTGTGATGGACATGGTGCATGCGGCTGCCTACCGTGACAACACGCTCGGTTTCCCGAAGCTCTGTCCGGTGGATAATGTGCCAAAGATTGATCGCAACACGCTGCTGTCGTACCTGGGGCATCACCATACTCCCGACCGGATGGTTCTGGCTGGCGTTGGTGTTCCACACGATGAACTGGTCCGGCTGGCGGAGCGATTCTTCTTGGAGGGATCGGCCACGTGGGAAGTGGAATCGAAACGCGCGTCCGCGCATCCGAAAACTGTCGATAAATCAGTGGCCCAGTACACTGGTGGATCGAAACTGGAAGAGTGTGCCATTCCGGTGTACGCAGCCGTTGGACTGCCGGAGCTGGCCCACGTCGTGATCGGGTTGCGTGGCTGCTCGCATCAGGATAAAGATTTCATTGCCATCTGCGTGCTGAACATGATGATGGGTGGTGGAGGTTCATTTTCGGCCGGCGGCCCCGGCAAGGGCATGTACACGCGGCTTTACACGAACGTCCTCAATCGGTACCATTGGATGTACAGTGCAACGGCATACAATCATGCCTACGCCGACACGGGCCTCTTTTGCATCCATgccacggcaccaccgacTCACGTGCGCAATCTGGTCGAAGTGATCACGCGTGAACTGTACACAATGCAATCGCGACCCGGCGATCAGGAGCTGCGTCGTGCCAAGACACAGCTGCAATCGATGCTACTGATGAACCTCGAGGCGCGCCCCGTTGTGTTTGAGGACATTGGACGGCAAGTGTTGGCGACGGgcgaacggcggcgaccggaACACTTCATTCAGGCAATCG AACAAATTACCGCCGAAGACGTGCAGAACGTGGCCCGTAAGATGCTCTCCACGGCACCGGCGCTTGCCGCTCGCGGTGAAATTAAAGGCATTCCGGATGTGAAGGATATTCATGCAGCACTCACTAACGAAGGTCGATTACCGGGAAATCGGCGGTTGACGCTCTTTCGATAG
- the LOC128274128 gene encoding 60S ribosomal protein L10: MGRRPARCYRYCKNKPYPKSRFCRGVPDPKIRIFDLGRKKASAEDFPLCVHLVSDEYEQLSSEALEAGRICCNKYLVKFCGKDQFHIRMRVHPFHVIRINKMLSCAGADRLQTGMRGAFGKPQGTVARVHIGQPIMSVRSSDRFKAQVVEALRRAKFKFPGRQKIFISKKWGFTKYDREEYQKHSDEGRLVSDGCGVQFRNDHGPLAKWEQHQRDRFSA, translated from the exons ATGGGGCGCCGTCCTGCAAGATG TTATCGCTACTGCAAAAACAAGCCGTACCCGAAATCGCGTTTCTGTCGCGGTGTGCCGGATCCCAAGATTCGCATTTTCGATCTTGGCCGCAAGAAGGCATCGGCCGAGGACTTCCCACTATGCGTGCATTTGGTGTCCGACGAGTATGAACAGCTCAGCTCGGAAGCGCTGGAAGCTGGACGCATTTGCTGCAACAAGTATCTGGTGAAGTTCTGCGGCAAGGATCAGTTCCACATTCGCATGCGTGTCCATCCGTTCCACGTGATTCGCATCAACAAGATGTTGTCCTGTGCCGGAGCTGATAG GCTCCAAACTGGAATGCGTGGTGCTTTCGGCAAGCCGCAGGGAACCGTCGCTCGTGTCCACATCGGACAGCCGATCATGTCGGTGCGCTCGAGCGATCGCTTCAAGGCGCAGGTTGTGGAGGCACTGCGTCGTGCCAAGTTCAAGTTCCCCGGTCGCCAGAAGATCTTCATCTCGAAGAAGTGGGGCTTCACCAAGTACGATCGCGAAGAATACCAGAAGCACAGTGACGAGGGTCGCCTGGTGTCCGACGGATGCGGtgttcagttccgaaacgatcACGGTCCGCTCGCCAAGTGGGAACAGCACCAGCGGGACCGTTTCAGCGCCTAA
- the LOC128271206 gene encoding mitochondrial-processing peptidase subunit alpha isoform X2, with product MSLPYNFRALTKRLLFNRCTRWQRSFTGGEVGGRASNLNGSTVNVPSKEIVTPLPPLSQSMKDLPPVQYARPGDQKNVTQVTRLSNGLRVASENRFGQFCTVGVVIDSGPRYELAYPSGISHFLEKLAFQSTGDYSERDVIFRELERHGGICDCQSSRDTFVYAASADSRGLESVTRILSEVVLRPRLSVEEIELARQAVQFDLETLGMRPEQEPIVMDMVHAAAYRDNTLGFPKLCPVDNVPKIDRNTLLSYLGHHHTPDRMVLAGVGVPHDELVRLAERFFLEGSATWEVESKRASAHPKTVDKSVAQYTGGSKLEECAIPVYAAVGLPELAHVVIGLRGCSHQDKDFIAICVLNMMMGGGGSFSAGGPGKGMYTRLYTNVLNRYHWMYSATAYNHAYADTGLFCIHATAPPTHVRNLVEVITRELYTMQSRPGDQELRRAKTQLQSMLLMNLEARPVVFEDIGRQVLATGERRRPEHFIQAIEQITAEDVQNVARKMLSTAPALAARGEIKGIPDVKDIHAALTNEGRLPGNRRLTLFR from the exons ATGTCGTTGCCATACAATTTCCGAGCGCTGACAAAGCGCCTTCTCTTCAACAGATG CACACGGTGGCAGCGATCGTTCACCGGCGGCGAAGTAGGTGGACGTGCCAGCAATTTGAATGGTTCTACCGTAAATGTTCCGTCGAAAGAGATAGTAACTCCACTGCCGCCGCTGTCGCAATCGATGAAGGACCTTCCGCCGGTACAATACGCCCGGCCTGGGGACCAGAAGAACGTGACACAAGTGACACGCCTCAGCAATGGATTGCGCGTTGCGTCGGAAAATCGCTTCGGACAGTTTTGCACCGTCGGAGTAGTGATCGATTCCGGGCCGCGATACGAGCTCGCATACCCGAGCGGCATATCGCATTTTCTGGAAAAACTTGCCTTTCAATCGACCGGCGACTACAGCGAGCGAGATGTGATTTTCCGTGAACTCGAACGACACGGCGGTATCTGCGATTGCCAAAGTTCCCGGGACACGTTCGTGTACGCCGCCAGTGCCGATAGCCGGGGCTTAGAATCGGTCACACGCATCCTGTCGGAGGTAGTGCTAAGACCACGGCTGTCGGTGGAGGAAATTGAACTCGCCCGGCAAGCGGTACAGTTCGACCTGGAAACGCTGGGCATGCGACCGGAACAGGAACCGATTGTGATGGACATGGTGCATGCGGCTGCCTACCGTGACAACACGCTCGGTTTCCCGAAGCTCTGTCCGGTGGATAATGTGCCAAAGATTGATCGCAACACGCTGCTGTCGTACCTGGGGCATCACCATACTCCCGACCGGATGGTTCTGGCTGGCGTTGGTGTTCCACACGATGAACTGGTCCGGCTGGCGGAGCGATTCTTCTTGGAGGGATCGGCCACGTGGGAAGTGGAATCGAAACGCGCGTCCGCGCATCCGAAAACTGTCGATAAATCAGTGGCCCAGTACACTGGTGGATCGAAACTGGAAGAGTGTGCCATTCCGGTGTACGCAGCCGTTGGACTGCCGGAGCTGGCCCACGTCGTGATCGGGTTGCGTGGCTGCTCGCATCAGGATAAAGATTTCATTGCCATCTGCGTGCTGAACATGATGATGGGTGGTGGAGGTTCATTTTCGGCCGGCGGCCCCGGCAAGGGCATGTACACGCGGCTTTACACGAACGTCCTCAATCGGTACCATTGGATGTACAGTGCAACGGCATACAATCATGCCTACGCCGACACGGGCCTCTTTTGCATCCATgccacggcaccaccgacTCACGTGCGCAATCTGGTCGAAGTGATCACGCGTGAACTGTACACAATGCAATCGCGACCCGGCGATCAGGAGCTGCGTCGTGCCAAGACACAGCTGCAATCGATGCTACTGATGAACCTCGAGGCGCGCCCCGTTGTGTTTGAGGACATTGGACGGCAAGTGTTGGCGACGGgcgaacggcggcgaccggaACACTTCATTCAGGCAATCG AACAAATTACCGCCGAAGACGTGCAGAACGTGGCCCGTAAGATGCTCTCCACGGCACCGGCGCTTGCCGCTCGCGGTGAAATTAAAGGCATTCCGGATGTGAAGGATATTCATGCAGCACTCACTAACGAAGGTCGATTACCGGGAAATCGGCGGTTGACGCTCTTTCGATAG
- the LOC128271141 gene encoding ribonuclease H1, which yields MWFRQLVPTVPRIMPFYAVAIGRQVGIFKTWPECQAQVNGFTGARFKKFSTENQANEFIQQNKGGGSADVTKVTAQRVKRSALAIAGNEEPLKKQPKRTILLEETPSPGCKMVKYGDHSFLQDDEGFVHVYTDGSCEGNGRPDAVAGLGVYFAEGHTLNTSKPVSGRATNNCGEIQAASMAIRLARWNGIRKLVINTDSQFLINAITQWLPGWKRRNWTLASGGPVKNKTDFVELERELSSGDIVVKWNHVDAHCGILGNERADQLARKGSEMYREQRRNQQDC from the exons ATGTGGTTCCGACAGCTGGTCCCTACAGTGCCACGGATCATGCCTTTTTATGCCGTTGCCATAGGCCGTCAGGTGGGGATTTTTAAGACATG GCCCGAATGCCAAGCGCAGGTAAACGGATTCACCGGTGCTCGGTTCAAGAAGTTCTCGACGGAAAATCAGGCAAACGAATTTATTCAGCAAAATAAGGGTGGCGGCAGTGCAGATGTTACGAAAGTTACAGCACAGCGTGTTAAACGGAGTGCCTTGGCGATAGCCGGCAATGAGGAACCGTTGAAAAAGCAACCCAAAAGGACCATACTGCTCGAAGAGACACCGAGTCCTGGGTGTAAGATGGTAAAGTACGGTGACCACAGTTTTCTGCAGGATGACGAGGGTTTCGTTCATGTCTACACTGATGGATCCTGCGAGGGTAACGGAAGGCCAGATGCTGTGGCCGGCCTGGGAGTGTACTTTGCCGAAGGACACACACT TAACACATCGAAACCGGTTAGTGGACGCGCGACGAATAATTGCGGCGAGATACAGGCTGCTTCGATGGCTATCCGCTTGGCGCGCTGGAACGGCATCAGAAAGCTGGTGATCAACACGGATTCGCAGTTCCTGATCAACGCGATCACGCAGTGGCTGCCGGGATGGAAGCGACGCAACTGGACGCTGGCTAGTGGTGGGCCGGTGAAAAATAAGACTGATTTTGTGGAGCTGGAGCGCGAACTTAGCTCGGGTGATATCGTGGTTAAGTGGAACCACGTTGACGCGCACTGCGGTATCCTGGGTAACGAGCGAGCCGATCAGTTGGCTCGCAAGGGCTCGGAAATGTATCGGGAGCAACGAAGAAACCAGCAGGATTGTTGA